In the Cyanobacteria bacterium GSL.Bin1 genome, one interval contains:
- a CDS encoding exopolysaccharide biosynthesis polyprenyl glycosylphosphotransferase produces the protein MNESLWLNHLQRKKSDIRAPEKFTLGNLLDWSWSRMVTLLLSDLLALAIAWQLARYLNQFYSPIPSQLVWWTWLGIPSPFWIFSGIIILGLTQAGLYTSATQWKNYLQLGRITSAVYLGSLVLSYFYDPKLDPPRSLFFTAWLSSIFLLIGFRLLATLILKHCAAKQPPISVFIIGNPDQIHRLSDTLHQRSHYQVVGTAKTATMHDATLLKHILKANPQEVLVANLPETELASSLYWQLRRFRIPMRLIPSSREMLYRRGVPEIFAGVATLRVEPPTLAAWEYRFKRGLDVIGAFLGILFILPLLVGIAIAIYLCSPGNPFFCQERVGLHGKVFSMWKFRTMIPNAESLQPTLEAKNKTDGVLFKIEDDPRIIPIGKFLRRTSLDELPQLFNVLAGQMSLVGPRPLPARDVERFTHWHHTRHNVLPGITGLWQVSGRSDLEDFNDVARLDLYYIDNWSFNLDLEILVETFRILFLAKGAY, from the coding sequence ATGAATGAAAGTCTGTGGCTCAACCATCTCCAGCGCAAAAAATCGGATATCCGTGCCCCAGAAAAGTTTACACTTGGCAATTTACTAGACTGGTCTTGGTCGCGAATGGTGACTCTTCTCCTCAGTGATTTACTCGCGCTCGCGATCGCGTGGCAATTGGCTCGTTATCTCAATCAATTTTATTCGCCGATTCCTTCGCAACTCGTTTGGTGGACATGGTTGGGAATCCCGAGTCCCTTTTGGATTTTTTCTGGAATCATTATTCTCGGTTTGACTCAAGCGGGATTATACACGTCTGCCACCCAATGGAAAAATTATTTGCAACTGGGCAGAATAACCAGTGCGGTTTATTTAGGATCGCTAGTCTTAAGTTACTTTTATGATCCCAAGCTTGATCCACCGCGATCGCTGTTTTTTACCGCTTGGCTGAGTAGCATTTTTCTCCTCATTGGCTTTCGCTTACTCGCGACGCTCATTCTCAAACACTGTGCTGCCAAACAACCGCCGATCTCTGTTTTTATTATTGGTAATCCCGATCAAATTCATCGCTTATCCGATACCTTGCACCAACGCTCTCATTATCAAGTGGTTGGCACCGCAAAAACTGCGACAATGCATGATGCCACCTTGTTAAAACACATTCTGAAAGCGAATCCGCAAGAAGTTTTAGTGGCTAATTTACCGGAAACCGAACTTGCTTCTAGTTTGTATTGGCAGTTACGGCGTTTTCGCATTCCCATGCGGTTGATTCCCTCCAGTCGAGAAATGTTGTACCGGCGAGGAGTCCCGGAAATATTTGCGGGCGTGGCGACCCTGCGAGTGGAACCCCCCACGCTCGCGGCTTGGGAATATCGCTTCAAACGGGGATTGGATGTGATTGGCGCTTTTTTGGGCATCCTTTTCATTTTGCCCTTATTGGTTGGCATCGCGATCGCGATTTATCTTTGTTCTCCGGGCAATCCCTTTTTCTGTCAAGAACGGGTGGGCTTACACGGCAAAGTATTTTCCATGTGGAAATTCCGCACCATGATTCCCAATGCCGAATCGCTACAGCCGACCCTCGAAGCAAAAAATAAAACGGATGGTGTTCTCTTCAAAATTGAAGATGATCCGCGTATTATCCCCATTGGTAAATTTCTCCGTCGCACCAGCTTGGATGAACTTCCGCAACTGTTTAACGTCCTTGCTGGTCAAATGAGTCTCGTCGGTCCCCGTCCCCTTCCAGCGCGGGATGTCGAGCGCTTTACTCACTGGCATCATACTCGCCATAATGTCTTACCGGGCATTACAGGGCTGTGGCAAGTTTCGGGACGGTCTGATCTTGAAGATTTCAATGATGTGGCGCGTTTGGATCTTTACTATATTGATAACTGGTCATTTAACTTAGACTTAGAAATTTTAGTGGAAACGTTCCGCATCTTGTTCCTGGCTAAAGGCGCGTACTAA